In Vibrio rumoiensis, one genomic interval encodes:
- a CDS encoding replication initiation protein, with amino-acid sequence MFACSKQTCELTMNSKKLPTHIKKGHQLVFSQQDLTAREANLFGLMIANMRPEDWEGNTPEYTFTAAQLSDWLGLNNRAIGSQLNDVVSRLSSRKIGIIQESKGDTEFEFTPLFKKAKYKDRVLTLVPNDALAKEYVEYNKGFSLINTKSYLGLKREYTKRLYEILSRFKGDKKLNLMEVEALKAYMGILDEKGDIKKNKSSFSNNGVFITRCIRESIIELSNDPKTQKEIMFHESPDGLGIKLHKHGRNVHSVEFLYTWINVKDPVEVLNFEDAKKIITKLETKRLTGDEPLTINELKSLAAAYRVFEEDEQAEKVERAIIKRQSAGEADESEVADKAFLDKIKELQQMNNDVEY; translated from the coding sequence ATGTTTGCTTGTAGCAAACAAACGTGTGAGTTAACGATGAATTCTAAAAAACTACCAACCCATATAAAGAAAGGGCATCAGCTCGTATTCTCACAACAAGATTTGACGGCTAGGGAAGCAAACTTGTTTGGTTTAATGATAGCTAACATGCGCCCTGAAGACTGGGAAGGTAATACTCCCGAGTATACTTTCACTGCAGCGCAGCTTTCTGATTGGCTTGGTTTGAATAATCGAGCGATTGGTTCACAACTTAATGATGTGGTTAGCCGTCTCTCCTCTAGAAAGATTGGTATCATCCAAGAATCAAAGGGGGATACAGAATTTGAGTTCACCCCTCTATTTAAAAAAGCCAAATACAAAGATCGTGTTTTGACGTTAGTGCCTAACGATGCTCTAGCGAAGGAGTACGTGGAATACAACAAAGGCTTTTCACTGATTAATACCAAAAGCTACTTAGGATTGAAGCGAGAGTACACCAAACGCCTCTATGAGATACTTTCTCGCTTTAAAGGCGATAAGAAGCTCAACCTAATGGAAGTTGAAGCGCTAAAGGCTTATATGGGCATTCTGGACGAGAAAGGGGATATTAAAAAGAATAAGAGCTCATTCTCAAACAATGGCGTGTTTATTACTCGCTGCATTCGAGAAAGCATCATCGAGCTTAGTAACGATCCTAAAACTCAAAAAGAGATCATGTTTCATGAATCTCCTGATGGCCTGGGTATCAAGCTGCATAAACATGGCCGTAATGTACACTCTGTTGAGTTTCTTTATACGTGGATAAACGTTAAAGACCCTGTTGAAGTTCTGAATTTTGAAGATGCTAAAAAAATCATTACTAAGCTTGAAACAAAGCGTCTAACTGGGGATGAGCCTTTAACAATCAATGAGCTTAAATCATTAGCTGCTGCATATCGCGTTTTTGAAGAAGATGAACAAGCAGAGAAAGTTGAAAGAGCGATTATTAAGCGTCAATCAGCTGGGGAAGCAGATGAAAGTGAGGTGGCTGATAAGGCATTTTTAGACAAAATTAAAGAGCTCCAACAAATGAATAATGATGTTGAGTATTAA